One segment of Nostoc piscinale CENA21 DNA contains the following:
- a CDS encoding DedA family protein, which yields MLEWITNTINSLGYVGIALLMFVENLFPPIPSELIMPLAGFTARATPDRLNIFGVFFAGLVGSVAGALVWYYPGKFFGEQRLKRWADQYGKWLTISSKDITKAKHWFDSQGSKTVLIGRLVPGIRTLISVPAGMSDMPLLPFLFYTTLGSAAWVGLLTYSGYVLGSQYELVDKYLAPVSKIVLGTLVLAFVVWILKRRRKRARH from the coding sequence ATGCTCGAATGGATTACTAATACGATCAATTCCTTGGGATACGTAGGAATTGCACTGTTAATGTTCGTAGAGAACCTGTTTCCCCCGATTCCTTCAGAATTGATCATGCCACTGGCAGGATTTACCGCTAGGGCAACTCCAGACCGATTGAATATTTTTGGAGTCTTTTTTGCTGGACTTGTAGGTTCTGTAGCTGGCGCACTTGTGTGGTACTATCCTGGTAAGTTTTTTGGCGAACAACGCCTAAAAAGGTGGGCGGATCAGTACGGTAAATGGTTAACCATATCCAGCAAAGATATTACCAAAGCAAAGCACTGGTTTGATTCTCAAGGTAGCAAAACAGTGTTAATTGGTCGTCTTGTACCGGGAATCCGTACTTTGATTTCTGTACCCGCAGGCATGAGCGATATGCCTCTGTTACCATTTTTATTTTATACAACCTTGGGTAGTGCTGCCTGGGTAGGTTTGTTAACATACTCAGGGTATGTTTTGGGTAGTCAGTATGAACTTGTGGACAAGTACCTTGCCCCAGTATCAAAAATTGTGCTTGGGACTTTGGTTTTGGCATTTGTGGTCTGGATACTCAAGCGTAGGCGGAAACGGGCTAGACACTAA
- a CDS encoding ParM/StbA family protein codes for MTDQPSAATPMNAAAIPLNRVSAATPINTATPVKTNGSSGKAILSVDLGRTSTKTCVSREPGNVVFIPANVKQMSMEEVRGGIFEARATDPLMDLWLEYQGSGYAVGQLAADFGANLGVGKSKVEDALAKVLACAGYFKLKDEISIVLGLPFLSLEQFEKEKAQIISQLTGPHVMNFRGESVSLNINKVWVMPEGYGSLLWCEAQPKKGAASPDFTKVSAAIVDIGHQTIDLLMVDNFRFARGASKSEDFGMSKFYEMVAKEIEGADSQSLALISAVNKPRGERFYRPKGSSKPANLDDFLPNLIEMFSRDICSRVLAWLPERVTDVIITGGGGEFFWEDVQRLLKDAQINAHLAAPSRQANALGQYIYGEAQLSAVRAARS; via the coding sequence ATGACAGACCAACCTTCCGCCGCTACCCCAATGAATGCCGCTGCTATCCCTCTCAACCGGGTTTCAGCCGCTACCCCAATTAATACTGCTACCCCTGTTAAAACAAATGGCAGTTCTGGTAAGGCTATTCTCAGTGTGGACTTAGGCAGAACATCAACCAAGACTTGTGTCAGCCGCGAACCCGGTAATGTGGTTTTCATCCCCGCCAATGTCAAACAAATGTCAATGGAAGAAGTCCGGGGAGGCATTTTTGAAGCCCGTGCGACAGATCCTTTAATGGATTTGTGGCTGGAGTATCAAGGCAGTGGCTATGCAGTCGGTCAACTAGCCGCCGATTTTGGCGCAAACCTCGGAGTTGGCAAATCTAAGGTAGAAGACGCACTGGCTAAAGTTTTGGCTTGTGCTGGCTACTTCAAGTTAAAAGACGAAATTTCCATCGTGCTGGGTCTACCCTTTCTCTCTCTAGAGCAGTTTGAAAAAGAAAAAGCCCAGATCATCAGTCAGCTGACTGGCCCTCACGTTATGAATTTTAGAGGCGAAAGTGTCTCTCTGAATATCAATAAAGTTTGGGTAATGCCTGAAGGTTACGGCAGTCTTCTCTGGTGTGAAGCTCAACCCAAAAAAGGTGCCGCCAGCCCCGACTTTACCAAAGTATCAGCGGCTATTGTCGATATTGGACATCAAACCATCGATTTGTTGATGGTAGATAACTTCCGCTTCGCTCGCGGTGCTTCTAAGAGTGAAGATTTTGGGATGAGCAAATTCTACGAAATGGTAGCGAAAGAAATTGAAGGTGCAGACAGCCAATCTCTAGCTCTCATTTCTGCGGTGAACAAACCCAGAGGAGAACGATTCTATCGTCCTAAAGGCTCTAGTAAGCCTGCTAACCTGGATGATTTTCTTCCCAACTTGATTGAGATGTTTTCTCGTGACATTTGCAGCCGTGTCCTCGCTTGGCTACCTGAGCGTGTGACTGATGTGATTATCACAGGCGGCGGCGGCGAATTTTTCTGGGAAGATGTGCAACGTCTGTTAAAAGATGCTCAAATCAACGCCCATCTGGCTGCACCATCTCGTCAAGCTAACGCCTTGGGGCAGTATATTTATGGAGAGGCGCAATTATCCGCCGTTCGCGCTGCTAGGTCTTAA